From a single Paenibacillus sp. FSL R5-0345 genomic region:
- a CDS encoding YqkE family protein: MAKKKKMPTTPRPAATDAPATLKDLLSSDVLGKLKAQSDALKAEENDRKEAARKAVEDQRKAEQKRLENDFAHLLENSSQDWHKYK; encoded by the coding sequence GTGGCTAAAAAAAAGAAAATGCCTACCACTCCGCGTCCTGCTGCGACCGATGCACCAGCTACGCTAAAAGACCTGCTGAGCAGTGATGTTCTAGGAAAGCTGAAGGCGCAATCTGATGCGTTGAAAGCGGAAGAGAATGACCGCAAGGAAGCTGCTCGTAAAGCGGTTGAAGATCAGCGAAAAGCTGAGCAAAAGCGGCTTGAGAATGATTTTGCACATCTGTTGGAGAACAGTAGTCAGGATTGGCACAAGTATAAATAA
- a CDS encoding GNAT family N-acetyltransferase, with protein sequence MNNYRIQRVVLDDLERLIPLFDEYRVFYGAASDREGARAFLADRIKLNESVILMVVEGEGDEKRARGFTQLYPSFSSVTMERLWILNDLFVTEGLRGHGLGSKLLDSARDHALSTNTKGLSLTTMTENVGAQRLYEAHGYLRDDEFYTYNLFF encoded by the coding sequence ATGAATAACTATCGTATACAACGAGTGGTTCTGGATGATTTAGAACGGCTCATCCCATTATTTGATGAGTATCGAGTATTTTATGGAGCAGCCTCAGATCGGGAAGGTGCACGCGCCTTCTTAGCTGACAGGATAAAGCTGAATGAATCTGTGATCCTTATGGTGGTTGAGGGGGAAGGCGATGAGAAACGCGCGCGGGGCTTCACACAGCTCTATCCTTCTTTTTCATCGGTTACGATGGAGCGCCTCTGGATACTGAATGATTTGTTCGTTACTGAGGGACTGCGAGGGCATGGCCTAGGTTCCAAACTGCTGGACAGTGCTAGAGACCATGCCCTCTCTACGAATACGAAGGGCTTGTCCTTGACAACGATGACAGAGAATGTGGGTGCGCAGCGGTTGTATGAAGCGCATGGATACCTTCGAGATGATGAATTTTATACCTATAACCTTTTTTTCTGA
- a CDS encoding GNAT family N-acetyltransferase — protein sequence MKWENSRIEDATPADLAAIVEIYNSTIAGRMVTADLEPITVADREKWFLEHNSHHRPLWVLKQGDEIAAWFSFQSFYGRPAYNATAEISVYVSEKFRGDGAGRILLKEAIDKAPSLGIKNLVGFVFGHNDPSLGLLEKFGFKQWGLLPGVAELDGIERDLVIIGLKI from the coding sequence ATGAAATGGGAGAATAGCAGGATTGAAGATGCAACACCTGCAGACTTAGCAGCTATTGTGGAGATTTACAACTCAACGATTGCTGGACGGATGGTCACTGCGGATCTGGAACCAATTACTGTTGCAGACAGAGAAAAATGGTTCCTTGAACATAACAGCCATCATCGCCCTTTGTGGGTACTTAAGCAGGGGGATGAAATTGCGGCATGGTTCAGCTTTCAATCGTTCTACGGTCGTCCAGCGTATAATGCAACAGCAGAAATTAGTGTATACGTGAGTGAAAAGTTCCGTGGTGATGGAGCTGGTAGAATTCTTTTGAAAGAGGCCATTGATAAAGCACCTAGTCTCGGCATTAAGAATCTAGTTGGTTTTGTGTTCGGACATAATGATCCAAGCCTTGGTTTGCTAGAAAAATTCGGTTTTAAGCAGTGGGGATTACTACCCGGTGTAGCTGAACTGGATGGTATAGAACGTGATTTGGTGATCATAGGACTTAAAATCTAA
- a CDS encoding sigma-70 family RNA polymerase sigma factor yields MKRNSLDEIYQMYVMDIYRYLRSLCGDHHAAEDLMQETFYRAYLYLEDCKDEKIKPWLFRVAYNAFVDYKRKEGRSTVQSEEFFKQLAHPDTTESTLLRQERWEEMRIAIGELPDNQRHALLLHDFHGLSYLEASDIMNVGLSQYKILIFRARQKLREAERRRNEHE; encoded by the coding sequence ATGAAGCGAAATTCACTGGATGAAATATATCAGATGTATGTGATGGATATTTACCGCTATTTGCGCTCCCTTTGCGGTGATCATCACGCGGCCGAAGATTTAATGCAGGAGACCTTTTACCGTGCTTATTTATATTTGGAGGATTGTAAGGACGAGAAGATTAAGCCATGGTTGTTCCGTGTCGCGTACAACGCCTTCGTAGATTATAAGCGGAAGGAAGGACGTAGTACTGTTCAGAGTGAGGAGTTTTTTAAACAGCTCGCCCATCCAGATACCACGGAAAGTACGCTGCTTCGGCAGGAACGTTGGGAAGAGATGAGGATTGCGATAGGTGAGCTACCGGACAATCAGAGGCATGCACTGCTACTACATGATTTTCATGGTCTTAGTTATCTGGAAGCATCGGACATTATGAACGTGGGCCTGTCCCAATATAAGATATTGATCTTTCGAGCCAGACAGAAGCTGCGTGAAGCGGAACGGAGGAGGAATGAGCATGAGTGA
- a CDS encoding IS3 family transposase, which produces MENAAKEYAVSNLCKLFRVSRSGYYAFLKRKGTDRDQEAKALIQKVYERYEGVYGYRQIQLFLLQDHGVWMNHKKVLRIMQDLGIRSRIRRKHRCNYATSEGDRVAKNILKRDFKADAPNQKWVTDITQYRVGEKWLYLSAIKDLFNNEIIAYQMSARNDNELVLRTFEQAWSQQKDVTGLIVHSDQGFQYTSHAYHDMLPKVGARISMSRRGNCYDNASMESFFSHLKTEGLYPYDIRNMDEAQRKIEDYIRFYNQHRPQRRLNKLPPVEYRKQLIA; this is translated from the coding sequence ATTGAGAACGCTGCAAAAGAGTATGCCGTTAGCAACCTGTGTAAACTCTTTAGGGTCTCTAGAAGTGGATACTACGCTTTCCTGAAGCGCAAAGGAACAGATCGGGATCAGGAAGCAAAGGCGCTCATTCAGAAGGTCTATGAAAGGTATGAAGGAGTCTACGGTTATCGCCAAATTCAATTGTTCTTGCTACAAGACCACGGGGTTTGGATGAATCATAAGAAGGTACTCAGAATTATGCAGGATTTAGGCATTCGTTCGAGGATCCGCCGAAAACATCGTTGTAATTATGCTACTTCTGAAGGAGACCGTGTGGCGAAAAATATTTTGAAACGGGATTTCAAAGCGGATGCTCCCAACCAAAAATGGGTGACAGACATTACGCAATATCGTGTAGGCGAAAAGTGGCTCTATCTTTCTGCGATTAAAGATTTATTCAATAACGAAATTATCGCTTATCAAATGAGCGCTAGGAACGACAACGAACTGGTTCTCCGGACCTTTGAGCAGGCGTGGAGTCAGCAAAAAGACGTGACTGGACTGATCGTTCACAGCGATCAGGGATTCCAATACACGTCTCATGCATACCACGACATGCTGCCAAAGGTTGGGGCCCGAATCAGCATGTCTCGCCGAGGCAATTGTTATGACAACGCCTCTATGGAGAGCTTCTTCTCGCATCTCAAAACGGAAGGACTCTATCCTTATGATATCCGAAATATGGATGAGGCACAAAGGAAAATTGAAGATTACATTCGATTTTATAACCAACATCGGCCACAACGAAGGTTAAATAAGCTGCCTCCGGTAGAGTACCGGAAACAGCTTATTGCCTAG
- a CDS encoding anti-sigma factor, translating to MSEEFKEKLKRYGEGTLPDEDRDEVERELEKMEAYQAYLDELMGEEERASSEVKNIKFGKGKRNRPGKEKKIIRWGKWRARISNTLTVISAFLIFLIISSVITAIFYSTGERGETYSDVVSSAIAVSQPNTIVHLSSGTGPFFSMNLTSKIEKQVGDEQITVGDYSMKLLFGWARLYNYSWTDDSRSVGYYFVYPQENQSATNSMDNSNEWERLEKLPEGTVAEAYLSFDQFFTTDELLKKFEPKNLQPLWFAADTGPRTRQPVVNDPLGFPYMPIWHDDDMKVIQESKEKRGWFGGVTSRSSVSPSVESYGDGELRNANFLKTLHLMQEHKSIADRVIPFIDLDDSISYLEKNGVRLYGAVVTGPVKELLKLKEETWVSDLHVGEVRLWNWQDRES from the coding sequence ATGAGTGAGGAATTCAAGGAGAAATTAAAAAGGTATGGGGAAGGTACTCTTCCTGACGAGGATAGAGATGAAGTGGAGCGGGAGTTAGAGAAGATGGAAGCTTATCAGGCTTATCTGGATGAACTGATGGGTGAAGAAGAGCGGGCTTCAAGTGAGGTTAAGAACATAAAATTCGGCAAGGGTAAAAGAAACAGACCTGGCAAGGAAAAAAAGATCATCCGTTGGGGTAAATGGAGAGCTCGGATATCGAATACTTTAACGGTAATTTCTGCGTTTTTAATTTTCTTGATTATCAGCAGTGTCATCACTGCGATATTTTATAGCACTGGAGAAAGAGGAGAGACTTATAGTGATGTTGTTTCTTCCGCTATTGCTGTCTCACAGCCGAATACGATTGTACATTTGAGTAGTGGTACCGGTCCATTTTTTAGCATGAATCTGACAAGTAAGATAGAGAAACAAGTGGGAGATGAACAAATTACTGTCGGGGATTATTCAATGAAGCTCCTATTTGGGTGGGCTAGGCTCTACAACTATTCATGGACGGATGATAGTAGAAGTGTAGGTTATTATTTTGTGTATCCACAGGAGAATCAATCTGCGACAAACAGTATGGATAACAGCAATGAGTGGGAGAGATTGGAGAAGCTGCCGGAAGGAACAGTAGCGGAAGCGTACTTATCTTTTGATCAATTTTTTACGACAGATGAGCTGTTGAAGAAGTTTGAGCCTAAGAATCTTCAGCCTTTGTGGTTTGCAGCAGATACAGGTCCACGGACACGACAGCCAGTCGTAAATGATCCATTAGGTTTTCCGTATATGCCTATTTGGCATGATGATGATATGAAAGTGATCCAGGAATCAAAGGAGAAGCGAGGATGGTTCGGAGGGGTGACTAGCCGTTCGAGTGTTTCACCATCTGTTGAGTCATATGGTGATGGTGAACTGCGTAATGCAAACTTCCTCAAGACGCTGCACTTGATGCAAGAGCATAAATCAATCGCGGACAGGGTAATTCCGTTTATTGATTTGGATGATTCCATTAGTTATTTGGAGAAGAACGGAGTTAGGCTATATGGAGCTGTAGTAACCGGTCCGGTGAAAGAATTGCTTAAGCTGAAGGAAGAAACATGGGTCAGCGATTTGCATGTGGGGGAAGTAAGACTATGGAATTGGCAGGATCGAGAGTCCTAA
- a CDS encoding siderophore ABC transporter substrate-binding protein, whose amino-acid sequence MKKNVSLLIMTVFLAVILAACGSNNAATSDNNTAAAGNTEATTAPNTESKELTIKHELGEITIKSNPQKVVVFDFGTLDTLDKLGVEVTGVPQSNVPSYLSKYSDAKYENVGGLKEPDFEKINSLSPDLIIISGRQQDSYDEFSKIAPTLYVAVDNANYMESFTKNVKTLGQIFGKEAEVEAELATITDSVKALNEKAKADGKKSLIILANEGKISAYGSGSRFGIIHDVFGFAQADDKIEVSTHGQSVSYEYVADKNPDYLFVVDRDAAVKSDGSKSGSAKDAVENDLVKNTNAFKNGKIIYLDPNYWYLSGGGLISVSEMLKEVEVVL is encoded by the coding sequence TTGAAGAAGAACGTATCTTTACTAATCATGACAGTGTTTCTTGCCGTAATCTTGGCGGCCTGTGGCTCCAATAATGCAGCAACTTCAGATAATAATACAGCAGCGGCAGGCAATACAGAGGCTACTACTGCACCGAATACAGAATCCAAAGAGCTTACTATTAAGCATGAACTTGGAGAAATTACGATTAAGAGTAACCCGCAGAAAGTCGTTGTATTTGACTTCGGTACACTCGATACTTTGGATAAACTGGGCGTAGAGGTGACTGGAGTGCCTCAAAGCAATGTACCCTCTTATCTCTCTAAATATAGCGATGCCAAATATGAGAATGTCGGTGGTTTGAAAGAGCCTGACTTCGAAAAAATAAATAGTCTTTCTCCTGATCTGATCATCATTTCCGGCAGACAGCAAGATTCTTATGATGAATTCAGCAAAATTGCACCTACATTGTACGTTGCTGTAGATAATGCGAATTACATGGAATCCTTCACGAAAAATGTGAAGACGCTGGGCCAAATTTTTGGCAAGGAAGCTGAAGTAGAAGCTGAGCTTGCGACTATTACTGACTCCGTTAAAGCTCTGAATGAGAAAGCTAAAGCCGATGGTAAAAAATCTCTTATTATTCTTGCCAATGAAGGAAAAATCAGTGCTTATGGTTCAGGTTCACGTTTTGGTATTATCCATGATGTATTCGGATTTGCTCAAGCGGATGATAAAATCGAAGTATCCACTCATGGTCAAAGCGTATCGTACGAATATGTAGCCGACAAGAATCCGGATTATCTGTTCGTAGTAGATAGAGATGCAGCTGTGAAGAGTGATGGCAGCAAATCCGGTTCAGCGAAGGATGCAGTTGAGAACGATCTCGTGAAGAACACAAATGCTTTTAAAAACGGTAAAATCATTTACCTTGATCCTAACTACTGGTACTTGTCCGGTGGCGGTTTAATCTCTGTTAGTGAAATGCTCAAAGAAGTTGAGGTTGTTCTGTAA
- a CDS encoding iron ABC transporter ATP-binding protein: MVEVKHVSKRYGGVTVVDDVSLTIKKGAITSFIGPNGAGKSTLLSMISRLISKDAGEVLIEGKEIGSCKSNELARKISVLKQSNHISVRLTVKELVSFGRFPYSQGKLTPEDRAFVDEAIAYMDLQEMQDKYIDQLSGGQRQRAYIAMVMAQDTEYILLDEPLNNLDMKHSVQIMKVLRRLVEEKGKTIVLVIHDINFASCYSDYIVALKNGRVASSGTVDEIIDTVVLRDVYDMDIPIETIGGRKIGVYF, translated from the coding sequence GTGGTAGAAGTTAAGCATGTAAGCAAGCGTTATGGCGGAGTAACCGTTGTTGATGATGTGTCTTTAACCATTAAAAAGGGTGCAATCACCTCGTTTATCGGCCCTAACGGAGCTGGTAAAAGCACGTTGCTCTCCATGATCAGTAGACTTATCTCTAAAGACGCAGGAGAAGTACTGATTGAAGGGAAGGAAATTGGCAGCTGTAAGAGTAATGAACTTGCTCGTAAAATATCGGTGCTAAAGCAGTCCAATCATATCAGCGTACGCCTCACCGTGAAGGAACTTGTTTCTTTCGGAAGGTTCCCTTATTCACAAGGGAAGCTCACACCTGAGGATCGAGCGTTCGTTGACGAAGCGATTGCTTACATGGACCTTCAAGAGATGCAGGATAAATATATTGATCAGCTTAGTGGTGGACAACGTCAGAGAGCGTATATTGCGATGGTTATGGCTCAGGACACTGAGTATATTTTGCTCGATGAACCACTCAACAATCTGGATATGAAGCATTCTGTACAAATTATGAAGGTGTTACGCCGATTGGTAGAAGAGAAGGGCAAGACGATTGTGCTCGTCATTCATGATATTAATTTCGCTTCTTGTTACTCTGACTACATTGTAGCGCTCAAGAATGGGCGGGTAGCTTCATCGGGTACGGTGGATGAAATTATTGATACTGTAGTGCTTAGGGATGTATATGACATGGATATCCCTATAGAAACAATAGGTGGTCGTAAAATTGGTGTCTATTTTTAA
- a CDS encoding ABC transporter permease, whose product MKLKYLSLLLIVFSFISLFIGVKDISPLDLFSLTESQMQTLLVSRIPRLAALIIAGVSMSIAGLIMQQLSRNKFVSPTTAGTMDSAKFGILVSLMLFTGATPMQKLLVAFVFALLGTFIFMRILDRIKFKDSIFIPLVGLMFGNIVGSITTFFAYKNDLVQNISSWMLGDFSTIIKGQYELIYISIPLVILAYVFANKFTVAGMGEDFSVNLGMNYKAVVNVGLVIVALISSVVILTVGTIPFLGLVVPNIVTLYIGDNLKKNLAHTAILGAVFLLFCDILGRLIIYPYEISISLTVGVIGSGLFIYLLMRRKAN is encoded by the coding sequence ATGAAACTAAAATATTTGTCCCTACTTCTAATAGTATTCTCATTTATATCTTTGTTTATAGGCGTAAAAGATATTTCACCTTTGGATCTTTTTTCGCTTACGGAATCTCAGATGCAGACTCTGCTAGTCAGCCGGATTCCACGCTTAGCTGCACTGATTATAGCTGGTGTAAGCATGAGTATTGCCGGATTAATTATGCAGCAATTATCACGAAATAAATTCGTTTCTCCCACTACAGCGGGCACGATGGATTCCGCGAAATTCGGTATTCTCGTGTCCCTGATGCTGTTCACAGGGGCGACGCCGATGCAGAAGCTGCTCGTTGCTTTTGTTTTTGCCCTATTGGGAACATTTATATTTATGAGAATCTTGGATCGGATCAAGTTCAAGGATAGTATTTTCATCCCGCTGGTCGGACTCATGTTCGGGAACATTGTAGGCTCGATTACTACATTTTTTGCTTACAAAAATGATTTGGTTCAGAATATCTCGTCTTGGATGCTTGGCGATTTCTCAACGATTATTAAGGGTCAATACGAATTAATCTATATCAGTATTCCGCTTGTTATTCTCGCGTATGTTTTCGCCAATAAGTTCACCGTTGCCGGTATGGGGGAGGATTTCTCCGTTAATCTCGGTATGAACTACAAAGCGGTTGTGAACGTAGGATTGGTGATTGTAGCGTTAATCTCTTCAGTAGTTATTTTAACCGTAGGTACAATTCCTTTCCTAGGTCTTGTTGTACCTAACATAGTAACGCTATACATAGGCGATAACTTGAAAAAAAATCTGGCGCATACTGCCATTCTCGGCGCGGTGTTCCTCCTGTTCTGTGATATTCTGGGCAGGCTCATTATATATCCATACGAAATATCAATCAGTCTCACGGTAGGCGTCATCGGAAGTGGTCTGTTTATCTACTTGCTGATGAGAAGAAAGGCGAATTAG
- a CDS encoding winged helix-turn-helix transcriptional regulator, whose product MKSTDLCPQLQKSMDIIGRRWTGLIIYQLLQGPQRFNVIEAALPISGRLLSERLKELELEGIVLREVFPETPVRIQYSLTDKGLALETVIRDLQRWSKIWIDCDTNNVGSTLEM is encoded by the coding sequence ATGAAGTCCACTGATTTATGTCCCCAACTACAAAAAAGTATGGATATTATCGGCAGGCGTTGGACAGGTTTGATCATCTACCAGCTCCTCCAAGGACCACAACGTTTCAATGTGATTGAAGCAGCTTTGCCCATCAGCGGAAGGTTACTCTCCGAACGGCTTAAAGAGCTGGAACTGGAAGGAATCGTTCTTCGAGAAGTATTCCCTGAGACACCTGTGCGAATCCAATATTCCTTAACGGATAAAGGACTTGCCCTAGAAACAGTCATCCGAGATTTGCAGCGTTGGTCAAAAATATGGATTGATTGTGACACAAATAACGTAGGCTCAACACTTGAAATGTAA
- a CDS encoding iron chelate uptake ABC transporter family permease subunit, whose amino-acid sequence MKTKLTILSLSAVALIVLFMTYHVMGNWDYVLPSRGRKLAAILITGAVIAVSTVVFQSITNNRILTPSILGLDSLYMLIQTFGVYALGSSNMTFMNKNVNFLFSACIMVLFSGVLYKLMFRREGQNIYFLLLVGLIMGTMFQSASSFMEVLIDPNEFLILQGKMFASFNNVSSDLLILSTVVLALTTLYFMRFVKYLDVISLGKDEAINLGINYDYVVKRLLVIVSIYVSISTALVGPITFLGLLVANVGHQLFRTYKHSYLIPGTILLSIIALVGGQFLVERVFGFTTTVSVIINFAGGVYFVYLLLKENKSW is encoded by the coding sequence ATGAAGACGAAACTAACTATATTATCCTTAAGCGCTGTTGCTCTCATCGTCTTGTTTATGACCTATCATGTTATGGGCAATTGGGATTATGTTCTACCCAGTCGAGGGAGAAAGCTGGCGGCCATTTTAATTACCGGAGCGGTGATAGCTGTCTCTACCGTAGTTTTTCAGAGCATTACGAACAATCGGATTTTGACACCTAGTATTCTGGGGCTAGACTCTTTGTACATGTTGATCCAGACGTTCGGTGTATACGCCCTAGGCTCATCAAATATGACGTTTATGAATAAAAATGTGAATTTCTTGTTCTCAGCTTGCATCATGGTTCTGTTCTCAGGTGTGCTGTATAAGCTAATGTTCCGAAGAGAGGGTCAAAACATATACTTCCTGCTGCTCGTAGGACTTATTATGGGGACGATGTTCCAGAGTGCATCTTCTTTTATGGAAGTGCTCATTGATCCGAATGAATTCCTGATTCTGCAAGGAAAAATGTTCGCCAGCTTCAACAACGTCAGCAGTGATCTACTGATATTGTCTACAGTTGTTCTAGCGTTAACTACGCTGTATTTCATGCGATTTGTGAAGTATTTAGATGTTATTTCTTTAGGGAAAGATGAAGCCATTAACTTAGGAATCAATTATGACTATGTAGTCAAAAGGCTGTTAGTAATTGTATCCATCTACGTTTCAATATCAACGGCTTTAGTGGGGCCGATCACTTTCTTGGGTTTACTAGTAGCCAATGTGGGGCATCAGTTGTTCCGTACGTATAAGCATTCCTATCTGATTCCCGGCACGATTTTGCTAAGCATTATTGCTCTTGTCGGGGGACAGTTTCTAGTTGAACGTGTGTTTGGATTCACTACTACGGTTAGTGTAATCATTAATTTTGCAGGTGGCGTCTACTTTGTCTATCTGCTGTTAAAGGAGAATAAGTCGTGGTAG
- a CDS encoding helix-turn-helix domain-containing protein, translated as MAIKGQKFKNYSDEIKKEAIRLHVEERWTYRKITEHFEIQDQGRVKRWMKKYRELGEFGLLDQRGRRIEYIDQDRYVQKLKRENEMLKKCLEIWMQEVKRTNIESLRTLQKSMPLATCVNSLGSLEVDTTLS; from the coding sequence ATGGCGATTAAAGGACAGAAGTTTAAAAATTACTCAGATGAGATTAAAAAAGAGGCCATTCGTTTACATGTGGAGGAAAGATGGACTTATCGGAAAATTACGGAGCATTTTGAGATACAAGATCAAGGACGGGTAAAGAGATGGATGAAGAAATACCGAGAGCTAGGGGAATTTGGGCTACTAGATCAACGGGGGCGTCGTATTGAATATATCGATCAAGATAGGTATGTTCAAAAGCTCAAACGGGAAAATGAAATGCTAAAAAAGTGTTTGGAAATCTGGATGCAGGAGGTGAAACGCACAAATATAGAGTCATTGAGAACGCTGCAAAAGAGTATGCCGTTAGCAACCTGTGTAAACTCTTTAGGGTCTCTAGAAGTGGATACTACGCTTTCCTGA
- a CDS encoding SDR family oxidoreductase has translation MKGKIVLVTGANSGMGLATTVELARKGAKVIMVCRNRQRGEEALAAAKQKSHSEDIELMLCDLASLESIRSFAEEFTRKYPILDILINNAGVVTIKRQLTKDGFEMDLGVNHLGHYLLTNLLLEPLKVAEQGRIVVVASGAYKIGALHYEDPTLARRFNPAKAYARSKLANILFTRELALRLHGTKVTVNCVHPGAVGTNIGVNRETGFGKSILKLLSYFFLTPEQGADTAIYLATALELREVTGQYYYRRKIKQLSPRAQNRQEAQRLWLWSQEQVGLSN, from the coding sequence ATGAAGGGTAAAATTGTACTTGTAACTGGAGCAAATTCCGGAATGGGGCTAGCGACGACAGTTGAACTGGCTCGCAAGGGAGCCAAAGTAATAATGGTATGCCGCAATCGCCAGCGAGGAGAAGAAGCGCTTGCTGCCGCTAAACAAAAGAGCCACTCCGAGGATATCGAGCTGATGTTGTGTGATCTGGCCTCGCTGGAGAGCATTCGTAGTTTTGCGGAGGAATTCACCCGGAAATATCCGATTCTAGATATACTCATCAATAACGCTGGGGTAGTCACGATTAAGCGTCAGCTTACGAAGGACGGCTTTGAGATGGATCTTGGTGTAAACCATTTGGGGCATTATCTGCTTACGAATCTGTTACTGGAGCCTTTAAAGGTGGCAGAGCAAGGCCGTATCGTTGTCGTTGCTTCCGGTGCTTACAAAATAGGTGCACTTCACTATGAAGATCCAACCCTCGCACGCCGTTTCAATCCCGCCAAAGCCTACGCTCGGTCCAAGCTAGCTAATATTTTGTTCACAAGGGAGCTGGCTTTGCGTCTTCATGGTACAAAGGTGACTGTGAATTGCGTACATCCAGGAGCAGTAGGCACGAATATCGGTGTGAACCGAGAGACGGGCTTCGGCAAGTCGATCCTTAAGCTGCTGTCATACTTCTTCTTAACACCCGAGCAAGGAGCCGATACAGCGATTTATTTGGCAACGGCACTTGAGCTTCGAGAAGTAACAGGACAATATTATTATCGACGAAAGATTAAGCAGCTGTCTCCCAGAGCGCAGAATAGACAAGAGGCGCAGCGGCTGTGGCTATGGAGCCAGGAGCAGGTCGGCCTAAGTAATTAA
- a CDS encoding metallophosphoesterase family protein → MKVGVVSDTHMSRMAKSLPKALIAEFQNVDLILHLGDWVSMGIYDLLTKLAPVEGIAGNNDGDEIIERFGERKIITLEGIRIGMVHGHTPHSRKGTDGNALLAFANDEVDCILFGHSHQPLLREENGILLFNPGSPTDKRREKLYSFGILDIEAGKVSARHVFYDSKE, encoded by the coding sequence ATGAAAGTAGGAGTCGTATCTGATACACATATGTCAAGAATGGCTAAGTCTCTGCCAAAGGCGCTGATTGCAGAGTTTCAAAATGTGGATTTAATTCTACATCTCGGTGATTGGGTGAGTATGGGGATCTATGATTTACTGACGAAATTAGCACCGGTAGAGGGTATTGCCGGAAATAATGATGGCGATGAGATCATTGAACGTTTCGGAGAACGCAAGATCATTACTCTTGAGGGAATCCGAATCGGAATGGTTCATGGACATACACCGCATTCTCGCAAAGGAACGGATGGAAATGCCCTGCTTGCTTTTGCGAATGATGAGGTGGATTGTATTCTCTTTGGTCATTCACATCAGCCCTTGCTAAGAGAGGAGAATGGTATCCTGCTATTTAATCCAGGTTCTCCTACAGATAAGCGGCGTGAGAAATTGTATTCTTTCGGAATTTTAGATATCGAAGCGGGTAAAGTTAGTGCCCGGCATGTGTTCTACGATTCAAAGGAATAA
- a CDS encoding DNA-binding protein, which produces MTEGWIILELDLNGINADSLVQMLKASFTLENWDGILQIADKLYSEINHFYSINQRESTDGQKESDFGLKRSIVYYFGFSMCLKGIALEKMGRYEEARECISKYEELGWINDMDAGGWAEVEYYSEIARANRYVIDLNEGNTEVLPDYLVFLRHNYEELLPGMTHILESAIKHEYNVDEVLIEFKEQIESMEEYYETKRNIRYYLDFIYLKAKYYSLNGNIYDAINILSYAMASSVKFKDDTGFRKSAALFEKLRNQTTPEQLDKYLGLMEQILV; this is translated from the coding sequence TTGACGGAAGGATGGATCATTTTGGAGTTGGATCTTAACGGGATCAATGCTGATTCACTGGTTCAGATGCTTAAGGCATCATTTACCCTTGAAAACTGGGACGGTATCCTCCAAATCGCCGATAAACTATACAGCGAGATTAATCACTTCTACAGCATAAATCAGCGGGAGAGCACCGACGGGCAGAAGGAGAGCGACTTCGGGTTAAAACGCAGCATCGTCTATTACTTCGGATTTTCTATGTGTTTGAAAGGGATTGCGCTTGAGAAGATGGGCCGGTATGAAGAGGCTAGAGAGTGCATCTCGAAGTATGAGGAATTGGGATGGATTAATGATATGGACGCAGGCGGCTGGGCAGAGGTTGAATATTATAGTGAAATTGCCCGAGCTAACCGATATGTGATTGATCTGAACGAGGGGAACACAGAAGTTCTACCGGATTATCTGGTTTTCCTGCGGCATAACTACGAAGAGCTCCTTCCAGGTATGACACATATTCTGGAGTCCGCGATCAAGCATGAGTACAACGTCGATGAGGTGCTGATCGAGTTCAAAGAGCAGATCGAGTCGATGGAGGAATACTACGAAACAAAAAGGAATATTCGTTATTACTTAGATTTCATTTACTTGAAGGCAAAATATTATTCCTTAAATGGGAACATATATGACGCTATAAATATACTTTCATATGCTATGGCATCATCCGTTAAGTTTAAAGATGATACGGGGTTCCGCAAGTCAGCGGCTCTCTTTGAGAAACTCCGGAATCAGACAACCCCAGAGCAGTTGGACAAGTACCTTGGGTTGATGGAACAAATACTAGTCTAG